A window of Hymenobacter aerilatus contains these coding sequences:
- a CDS encoding oxidoreductase, protein MATSKNWFITGVSTGFGASLADLLLEKGDKVAATFRKQEQVDEFTKKAGEQGIGVLCDVSDEAQVKQAIQQAIDKLGHIDVVVNNAGYGSLGSIEEIDDKEVQRQFDVNVFGPLRVLRAVLPHLRERKTGHVINITSIGGLKTFPGVGVYNASKFALEAIGESLAQQVKPLGIKVTNIEPSGFRTEWAGGSATYVDTNIEDYRATVGENLKGIQSYSGKQPGDPDRAAQIMYDLVREENPPLHLPIGKAAVKGAREKFTQLVQELEQVADLGNSADFPEEK, encoded by the coding sequence ATGGCAACTTCCAAAAACTGGTTTATAACCGGCGTGAGCACCGGCTTCGGTGCGTCGCTGGCCGATTTGCTTCTCGAAAAAGGCGATAAAGTAGCCGCTACCTTCCGCAAGCAGGAGCAGGTAGACGAATTCACCAAGAAAGCCGGCGAACAGGGCATTGGCGTGCTCTGCGACGTATCAGACGAGGCGCAGGTAAAGCAAGCTATCCAGCAAGCCATTGACAAGTTGGGCCACATCGATGTGGTGGTGAACAACGCGGGCTACGGTTCCCTGGGTAGCATCGAGGAAATCGACGACAAAGAAGTGCAGCGTCAATTCGACGTGAACGTTTTTGGCCCCCTGCGCGTGCTGCGCGCCGTGCTGCCCCACCTGCGCGAGCGGAAAACGGGCCACGTGATTAACATCACTAGCATCGGCGGCCTTAAGACCTTCCCTGGGGTAGGCGTTTACAACGCTTCCAAATTTGCCCTCGAGGCCATTGGCGAAAGCCTGGCGCAACAGGTGAAGCCACTGGGTATTAAGGTAACCAATATCGAACCCAGTGGCTTTCGCACCGAGTGGGCAGGCGGCTCGGCTACCTATGTGGATACCAACATTGAGGACTACCGCGCTACGGTAGGCGAAAATCTGAAGGGCATCCAGAGCTATAGCGGCAAGCAGCCTGGCGACCCCGACCGCGCTGCGCAAATCATGTATGATCTGGTGCGCGAAGAAAACCCACCCCTACACCTGCCCATCGGCAAAGCAGCCGTGAAAGGCGCTCGTGAGAAATTTACCCAGCTTGTGCAAGAGTTGGAGCAAGTAGCTGATCTGGGCAATTCCGCTGATTTTCCCGAGGAAAAGTAA
- a CDS encoding AAA family ATPase translates to MLRVALTGPESTGKSTLSRLLAAYYGTTHAPEYARAYLDQHGPAYTLPDLEAIARGQLVAEQAAAAEATAAGKSVVFFDTDLLVIKIWAEHAFGHCPAWITDHLHQHPHNLTLLLDVDLPWEPDPLREHPDPAQRQYFHAWYQRELRALPGRFAEVSGPPAERLACAVAAVDALLQSASSTQ, encoded by the coding sequence ATGCTACGCGTTGCCCTCACCGGCCCCGAATCGACGGGCAAAAGCACGCTGAGCCGCCTGCTGGCCGCGTACTACGGCACTACCCACGCGCCCGAGTATGCCCGTGCCTACCTCGACCAACACGGCCCTGCCTACACGCTGCCCGACTTAGAGGCTATTGCCCGCGGCCAGCTCGTCGCTGAGCAAGCAGCCGCGGCCGAAGCAACGGCGGCTGGTAAGTCGGTGGTATTTTTTGATACAGATTTACTGGTGATAAAAATCTGGGCCGAGCACGCTTTTGGTCATTGCCCAGCCTGGATTACTGACCACCTCCACCAACACCCGCACAACCTCACGCTCCTGCTCGATGTGGACCTACCCTGGGAACCCGACCCCCTGCGCGAACACCCAGACCCCGCGCAACGTCAGTATTTTCATGCGTGGTACCAGCGCGAGCTGCGCGCCCTACCCGGCCGATTTGCGGAAGTAAGCGGGCCGCCAGCTGAGCGGCTGGCTTGCGCCGTAGCGGCGGTGGATGCGCTGCTGCAGAGCGCTAGCTCAACCCAGTAA
- the galB gene encoding beta-galactosidase GalB, which translates to MPRFHYPAFAAGFVLLFASASVTGFAQSHQDYLLTDNWKFTKGEVANAAAPAFRDAKWQTVRVPHDWAIYGPFGADNDKQQVKIEQNKEEQATVKTGRTGGLPFVGVGWYRRQLEVPGFGAGKRAVLVFDGAMSDARVFINGKEVGRWPYGYNSFHFDITDYLQASGNNTLAVRLENQPESSRWYPGAGLYRNVHLIVSNDVHIPVWGTYLTTPEINTEFAKVRLKTKVETPGNTFQPLRLETEIRDAAGQVVATTSSTLAATDQQEFEQNLIVKAPKLWSPETPTLYTATSKLYAGDVLKDEYKTPFGIRSFKFEAGKGFSLNGQSRKFKGVCNHHDLGPLGAAVNKAALRRQLVLLKDLGCDAIRTTHNMPAPELVKLCDEMGFMLMVESFDEWKTPKVKNGYSQYFDEWAEKDLVNMVHQYRSNPSVIMWSIGNEVPDQSAPGGNKLAKRLQDIVHREDPTRPVTAGMDRIGDAIKNNFASVLDIPGFNYKPQLYPDADSKLPQGFLLGSETASTVSSRGVYKFPVELAKQKKYPDNQSSSYDVEYCVWSQIPDIEFAAQDTLPYVAGEFVWTGFDYLGEPTPYDESWPSHSSYFGILDLAGMPKDRYYLYRARWNTQQPTLHVLPHWTWPGREGQTTPVYCYTNSPSAELFVNGKSMGRQTKSNTADLRTRNRLMWNDVQYQPGSIKVVAYDAQGKAVAEETVRTAGKPHHIRLVADRTQLAADGQDQAYITARVEDAQGNLCPDATEQLRFKVSGAGSFRAIGNGDPTSLESFQAPQMHAFHGQLVAIVQTTGKPGAVRVQATGKGLKSGEVTLQTAAEKVR; encoded by the coding sequence ATGCCCCGTTTTCATTACCCCGCTTTCGCAGCGGGTTTTGTGTTGCTGTTTGCTTCCGCATCCGTCACCGGTTTTGCCCAAAGCCACCAAGACTACCTGCTCACCGACAACTGGAAATTCACGAAAGGTGAGGTTGCCAACGCCGCCGCCCCGGCTTTCCGGGATGCGAAGTGGCAGACCGTACGCGTACCGCACGACTGGGCCATCTACGGCCCGTTTGGCGCCGACAACGACAAGCAGCAGGTGAAGATTGAGCAGAACAAGGAGGAGCAGGCCACTGTGAAAACCGGCCGCACGGGCGGCCTACCCTTTGTGGGGGTAGGGTGGTACCGGCGGCAGCTGGAGGTGCCGGGCTTTGGGGCGGGCAAGCGGGCGGTGCTGGTGTTCGACGGTGCCATGAGCGATGCCCGCGTCTTCATCAACGGCAAGGAGGTAGGCCGCTGGCCCTACGGCTACAACTCGTTTCACTTCGACATCACTGATTACCTGCAAGCCAGCGGCAACAATACGCTGGCCGTGCGCCTGGAAAACCAGCCGGAGTCGTCGCGCTGGTACCCGGGGGCGGGGCTGTACCGCAACGTACACCTCATCGTGAGCAACGACGTGCACATTCCGGTGTGGGGTACCTACCTCACCACACCCGAAATCAACACCGAGTTTGCCAAAGTCAGGCTGAAAACCAAGGTAGAAACGCCCGGCAACACCTTTCAACCGCTGCGCTTGGAAACTGAAATCCGCGATGCGGCCGGGCAGGTAGTAGCCACTACCTCGTCTACCCTGGCGGCTACCGATCAGCAGGAGTTCGAGCAAAACCTGATTGTGAAAGCGCCCAAGCTTTGGTCGCCCGAAACGCCTACCCTCTATACGGCCACCTCCAAGCTCTATGCGGGTGATGTGCTGAAGGATGAATACAAAACACCATTTGGTATCCGCTCCTTTAAGTTTGAGGCTGGCAAAGGCTTCTCCCTGAATGGGCAGTCGCGCAAGTTTAAAGGCGTGTGTAACCACCACGACCTGGGGCCCCTGGGCGCAGCCGTAAACAAGGCCGCCCTGCGCCGGCAGCTGGTGCTGCTGAAAGACTTGGGCTGCGACGCCATCCGGACCACCCACAACATGCCCGCGCCGGAACTGGTGAAGCTCTGCGACGAAATGGGCTTTATGCTGATGGTGGAGTCCTTCGACGAGTGGAAAACGCCCAAGGTGAAAAACGGCTACAGCCAGTATTTTGATGAGTGGGCCGAGAAGGACCTCGTGAACATGGTGCACCAGTACCGCAGCAACCCCTCGGTGATTATGTGGAGCATCGGCAACGAGGTGCCCGACCAGAGCGCGCCCGGCGGCAACAAGCTCGCCAAGCGTCTGCAAGACATTGTGCACCGCGAGGACCCTACCCGCCCCGTAACGGCCGGCATGGACCGCATCGGCGATGCTATCAAGAATAACTTCGCCTCGGTGCTCGATATTCCGGGCTTCAACTACAAGCCGCAGCTCTACCCCGATGCCGATAGCAAGCTGCCCCAGGGCTTTTTGCTAGGCTCCGAAACGGCCTCTACTGTTAGCTCACGCGGGGTATACAAGTTTCCGGTGGAGCTGGCCAAGCAGAAAAAGTACCCCGACAACCAGTCGTCTTCCTACGATGTGGAATACTGCGTGTGGTCGCAGATTCCGGATATCGAGTTTGCGGCGCAGGATACGCTACCCTACGTGGCCGGCGAGTTTGTGTGGACGGGCTTCGACTACCTGGGTGAGCCTACCCCCTATGATGAATCGTGGCCCTCGCACAGCTCCTACTTCGGCATTCTGGACCTGGCGGGCATGCCTAAAGACCGGTATTACCTCTACCGCGCCCGCTGGAACACCCAGCAGCCTACCCTGCACGTGCTGCCGCACTGGACTTGGCCCGGCCGCGAAGGTCAAACCACGCCCGTATACTGCTACACCAATTCGCCCTCGGCCGAGCTGTTTGTAAATGGCAAGAGCATGGGCCGCCAGACCAAATCCAACACAGCCGACCTACGCACCCGCAACCGCCTGATGTGGAACGACGTGCAGTACCAACCCGGTAGCATCAAAGTAGTAGCCTACGATGCCCAGGGCAAAGCCGTAGCCGAAGAAACCGTACGCACCGCTGGCAAACCTCACCACATCCGCCTAGTAGCCGACCGCACTCAGCTAGCCGCCGACGGCCAAGACCAAGCCTACATCACCGCCCGGGTAGAAGACGCCCAGGGCAACCTCTGCCCCGACGCCACCGAGCAGCTGCGCTTCAAGGTAAGCGGTGCGGGCAGCTTCCGGGCCATCGGCAACGGTGACCCTACCTCCCTAGAGTCGTTCCAGGCGCCACAGATGCACGCGTTTCATGGGCAGCTAGTGGCCATTGTGCAAACCACCGGTAAGCCCGGCGCCGTGCGCGTGCAAGCCACCGGCAAAGGGTTAAAAAGTGGGGAAGTGACGTTGCAAACGGCCGCAGAGAAAGTGCGGTAA
- the hrpB gene encoding ATP-dependent helicase HrpB has protein sequence MLLPDLPIRAALPELVATLGHNACAVLQAPPGAGKTTLVPLALLEAEWMPPGGRIIVLEPRRLAARAAATRMAQLLGEPVGQTVGYRMRLESKVSAKTRIEVVTEVILTRQLQDDPALEGVAAVLFDEFHERSLQADLGLALALDAQAVLRPDLRLLVMSATLDAERLGAWLGAPVVRSAGLSYPVETHYLTPARVSSASRRPHERLQDLMPAVIREALAAHATGDVLAFLPGLADQRRVAERLAPTLAPTVDVHVLHGELPLEQQDAALRPAPAGRRKVVLATSIAETSLTIEGVTIVVDGGYARVPQFEPRTGLSTLTTQPVSQAAADQRRGRAGRLGPGTCYRLWTAADQPQLPAYLPPEILTADLSALALELALWGAHDAQALRWLDAPPAAALALARELLVRLHALLPDGRPTPHGRALAGLGLVPRLAHLVVRGKEVGQGATACALAALLTERDLLRPADGSFGPPDVRLRLEALETGRAPLPGLHPDHATLRRVREAATVLRRRAGVEAAPLEPDAAGLLTALAYPDRLAQRETPERVRMVSGQRATLPAEFFSASDAFFAVATLDGVAAQPRAGLAAPISRAELEQHFAYLLETREQVRWDDAAGRVVARRTQRMGALVLAETALPQPAPETVAAVVLDHLRAEGISRLPWTEAATQVRERLAFLHHLRPQQWPDVSDTALLEALPEWLGPFLDGVRSTADINKLDLGEALLSWLPDGWAQRQELDRLAPTHLEVPTGSRIRLDYHDAAAPVLAVRLQEVFGLLDTPTVGGGAVSLTLHLLSPGYRPAQVTRDLRSFWTSSYFEVRKELRGRYPKHYWPENPLEAQAIRGTKKQNGL, from the coding sequence GTGCTTCTCCCCGACCTCCCCATCCGCGCGGCCCTACCCGAGCTAGTTGCTACCCTCGGCCACAACGCCTGCGCGGTGTTGCAGGCGCCGCCCGGTGCGGGCAAAACTACGCTGGTGCCGCTGGCCCTCCTCGAAGCGGAGTGGATGCCGCCCGGCGGGCGCATCATCGTGCTGGAGCCGCGGCGGCTGGCGGCACGGGCGGCGGCTACGCGCATGGCGCAGCTCCTGGGCGAGCCAGTAGGCCAAACCGTGGGCTACCGCATGCGCCTGGAAAGCAAGGTGTCGGCTAAAACGCGGATTGAGGTAGTTACGGAAGTAATTCTGACGCGCCAGCTACAGGACGACCCCGCGCTGGAAGGTGTAGCGGCGGTGCTGTTTGACGAGTTTCACGAGCGCAGCCTACAAGCAGACCTTGGCCTGGCGCTGGCCCTGGATGCCCAAGCCGTGCTGCGGCCCGATTTGCGGCTGCTGGTGATGTCGGCCACCTTGGATGCTGAGCGGCTGGGTGCTTGGCTGGGCGCGCCCGTGGTGCGCAGTGCCGGCCTGAGCTACCCAGTGGAGACACACTACCTCACACCGGCGCGGGTAAGCAGTGCCAGTCGTAGGCCCCACGAGCGGCTGCAAGACCTGATGCCCGCCGTTATCCGCGAAGCCCTGGCCGCGCACGCTACCGGCGACGTGTTGGCGTTCCTACCCGGCCTCGCTGACCAGCGCCGCGTGGCTGAGCGCCTGGCCCCTACCCTTGCGCCTACCGTTGATGTACACGTCCTGCACGGCGAACTACCTCTGGAGCAGCAAGATGCTGCCCTACGGCCGGCGCCGGCTGGCCGGCGCAAAGTGGTGCTAGCTACCAGCATTGCCGAAACCAGTTTAACTATTGAGGGCGTGACGATTGTAGTGGATGGCGGCTATGCCCGCGTGCCGCAGTTTGAGCCGCGCACAGGTCTTTCTACCCTCACCACCCAGCCTGTAAGCCAGGCCGCTGCCGACCAGCGCCGGGGCCGCGCCGGCCGCCTTGGCCCGGGCACCTGCTACCGCCTCTGGACTGCCGCCGACCAGCCACAGCTACCCGCCTACCTTCCCCCCGAAATCCTGACGGCCGACCTGAGCGCTCTGGCTTTGGAACTGGCACTCTGGGGTGCCCACGATGCCCAAGCCCTACGCTGGCTTGATGCGCCGCCCGCCGCCGCGCTGGCTCTGGCCCGCGAGCTACTGGTACGCCTTCATGCACTACTGCCCGATGGTCGCCCTACCCCCCACGGGCGGGCACTGGCAGGGCTTGGATTGGTGCCGCGCCTGGCGCACCTGGTAGTGCGGGGCAAAGAGGTAGGACAAGGCGCTACTGCCTGCGCCTTGGCTGCCCTGCTCACCGAGCGCGACCTGTTACGCCCCGCCGACGGCTCCTTTGGTCCGCCCGATGTGCGCCTGCGCTTGGAAGCCCTGGAAACCGGACGGGCGCCCCTTCCTGGCCTGCACCCCGACCACGCCACACTGCGCCGCGTACGCGAAGCTGCTACGGTACTGCGCCGCCGCGCCGGAGTAGAAGCCGCTCCGTTGGAGCCCGACGCGGCCGGCCTGCTCACCGCCCTCGCCTACCCCGACCGCCTCGCCCAGCGCGAGACGCCCGAGCGCGTGCGCATGGTGTCAGGCCAGCGAGCCACGTTGCCAGCCGAGTTTTTCAGTGCCAGCGACGCGTTTTTTGCCGTGGCTACCCTGGATGGCGTGGCCGCTCAGCCGCGGGCCGGACTGGCCGCGCCCATCAGTCGTGCCGAGTTGGAACAGCACTTCGCCTACCTGCTCGAAACGCGGGAGCAAGTGCGCTGGGACGATGCCGCCGGCCGCGTGGTGGCCCGCCGTACGCAGCGCATGGGCGCTCTGGTGCTAGCCGAAACCGCCCTACCCCAACCAGCTCCTGAAACGGTAGCCGCTGTCGTGCTCGACCATTTGCGGGCGGAGGGCATCAGCCGGTTGCCATGGACCGAGGCGGCTACGCAGGTGCGGGAGCGGCTAGCGTTTCTGCACCACCTACGGCCGCAGCAGTGGCCTGATGTATCAGATACGGCGTTGCTGGAAGCACTGCCCGAGTGGCTGGGGCCGTTTCTGGATGGCGTGCGATCCACCGCCGATATCAATAAATTAGACCTCGGCGAAGCGCTACTGAGCTGGCTGCCCGATGGTTGGGCGCAACGCCAGGAGCTGGACCGCCTCGCCCCTACCCACCTGGAAGTGCCCACCGGCTCCCGCATCCGCCTCGACTACCACGACGCCGCCGCGCCGGTACTGGCTGTGCGCTTGCAAGAGGTCTTTGGCCTGCTCGATACCCCTACGGTAGGCGGCGGCGCGGTGTCGCTTACGCTGCATTTACTCTCCCCTGGCTACCGCCCGGCCCAGGTAACGCGCGACCTACGCAGCTTCTGGACCAGCAGCTACTTTGAGGTGCGCAAGGAGCTGCGTGGCCGCTACCCCAAGCACTATTGGCCCGAAAACCCTTTGGAGGCACAGGCCATCCGTGGCACCAAGAAACAGAACGGACTATAG
- a CDS encoding DUF2490 domain-containing protein — translation MQLSIRLSRSVLLLLSMLLSGLTTSFGQVPTTPTRLNDPNFNAWLMFFSDARLSQRWGVHTEAQWRRYQGVRRPQQDFVRAAANYYVNDALMLSAGYAYALTHRYGEHPAASRFPEHRLYQQVLLRDNLGRVQLQHRYRQEQRWVRFAGDDAYSYLNRSRYQLRLAVPLTGTIIQAQTPYLAAYNEVFVGFGRNVTGNVFDQNRTYFAFGYQLSAATAVETGYLYQVLQQRNGQVFEHNHTLQLGLIYNPDWRRTTAD, via the coding sequence ATGCAGCTTTCTATTCGCCTTTCCCGCAGCGTACTCCTTCTTTTGAGTATGCTACTAAGCGGCCTTACTACCAGTTTTGGCCAGGTGCCGACTACCCCAACCCGCCTTAACGACCCCAACTTCAACGCTTGGCTGATGTTTTTCAGCGATGCGCGCCTGAGCCAGCGGTGGGGAGTGCATACCGAAGCGCAATGGCGGCGCTACCAGGGGGTGCGCCGTCCGCAACAGGATTTTGTACGAGCCGCTGCCAATTATTACGTAAACGACGCTTTGATGCTTTCGGCTGGCTATGCCTACGCCCTCACGCACCGCTACGGAGAGCACCCGGCAGCCAGCCGGTTTCCTGAACACCGTTTGTATCAGCAGGTGCTGCTACGCGATAATTTGGGGAGAGTGCAACTACAGCATCGCTACCGCCAGGAGCAGCGCTGGGTACGTTTTGCCGGAGATGACGCGTATTCGTATCTCAACCGCTCCCGGTACCAGCTTCGCTTGGCAGTACCGCTCACGGGCACCATTATACAGGCACAAACGCCCTACCTGGCCGCCTACAACGAGGTGTTTGTCGGGTTTGGCCGTAATGTCACGGGCAATGTCTTCGACCAGAACCGTACTTATTTCGCCTTTGGGTATCAGCTTTCGGCGGCTACAGCCGTGGAAACCGGCTACCTGTATCAGGTACTACAGCAGCGCAATGGGCAGGTTTTTGAGCATAATCACACCCTCCAGCTTGGTCTTATTTATAACCCCGACTGGCGCCGTACCACAGCGGACTAA
- a CDS encoding rhodanese-like domain-containing protein, producing the protein MLPDLTPTDLHARQQRGENLQLIDVREPMEYDYCRIEGSHLIPLGELPRRAAEIATDRPVVLICHHGVRSMQALAFLQHRHGLSNLLNLKGGIDAWSREVDPEVPVY; encoded by the coding sequence ATGCTCCCTGATCTTACGCCCACCGACCTACACGCCCGCCAGCAACGCGGCGAAAATCTCCAGCTCATCGACGTGCGCGAGCCGATGGAGTACGACTACTGCCGCATCGAGGGTAGCCACCTGATTCCGCTGGGCGAGCTGCCACGCCGCGCCGCCGAAATTGCTACCGACCGGCCCGTGGTGCTCATCTGCCACCACGGTGTACGCTCCATGCAGGCCCTGGCGTTTTTGCAGCACCGCCACGGCCTCAGCAACTTACTCAATCTGAAAGGTGGCATCGACGCTTGGAGCCGCGAGGTAGACCCCGAGGTGCCAGTATATTAG
- the pnuC gene encoding nicotinamide riboside transporter PnuC, with product MLHSLYEFWTAAVGNTPLEWVAVVTGFLCVWLAARESLWNFPVAIVSCGLYIVVYYQSALYSDCLLQGFFIALSLYGWYEWLYGGARRTELTVSRTRAHEWLWLTVGAAVFTGGFGYYLQHYTDDTIPYLDSLTTAISLAAQYLMMRKRLENWWLWIGVDALYVPILWHKQLYPTSGLYAVYLGLAVYGYLEWKRAAQVAQATGTTNPAI from the coding sequence TTGCTGCATTCTCTCTACGAGTTCTGGACGGCCGCTGTCGGCAACACGCCGCTGGAATGGGTAGCCGTTGTCACGGGGTTTCTGTGCGTATGGCTGGCAGCCCGCGAGTCGCTGTGGAATTTCCCGGTGGCCATTGTAAGCTGCGGTCTTTACATTGTCGTCTACTACCAGAGTGCCCTCTATTCTGATTGCCTGTTGCAAGGCTTTTTCATCGCTCTTAGCTTGTATGGCTGGTACGAGTGGCTCTACGGCGGCGCCCGCCGCACCGAGCTAACGGTGTCGCGCACGCGCGCCCACGAGTGGCTGTGGCTTACAGTCGGCGCGGCCGTTTTCACAGGTGGCTTTGGCTACTACCTGCAACACTATACCGACGATACCATTCCCTACCTTGACAGCCTAACCACGGCCATCAGCCTGGCAGCCCAGTACCTGATGATGCGCAAGCGCTTGGAAAACTGGTGGCTATGGATTGGGGTTGATGCGCTGTACGTACCTATTCTGTGGCACAAGCAACTCTACCCCACCAGCGGACTTTATGCTGTGTACCTCGGGCTGGCAGTATATGGCTACCTAGAATGGAAACGCGCTGCCCAGGTAGCGCAAGCCACCGGCACCACTAATCCTGCCATCTGA
- the guaB gene encoding IMP dehydrogenase: MADHAAKIAFEALTYDDVLLLPAYSEVLPRDADTSSQLTRNIRLNLPFISAAMDTVTEAEMAIAMAQEGGIGMVHKNMSIKAQAELVRRVKRSESGIILDPFTLEDTATLGDAKQMMRDNKIGGIPIVDDQRRLKGILTNRDLRFEKDMSRSVSEVMTREKLVTAAAGTALSIAEEILQDSKVEKLPVVDKDGKLVGLITYRDIRKRRRSPNACKDEFGRLRVGAAVGVTADLLDRIAALVEAGVDVVSVDTAHGHSKGVLDAVRNIKQQFPTLEVIAGNVATAEGARALADAGADAVKVGVGPGSICTTRIIAGIGVPQLSAVLEAARGLEGTGVPLIADGGIKFSGDVVKALAAGASTIMVGSLLAGTEEAPGEVTLFEGRKYKSYRGMGSVEAMEEGSKDRYFQDAEADVKKLVPEGIVGRVPYKGLAAEVLYQLAGGLRAGMGYCGAPNIATLQQARFTRITGAGLRESHPHDVQITREAPNYSSR; encoded by the coding sequence ATGGCCGACCACGCTGCCAAAATTGCCTTCGAGGCCCTCACCTACGACGACGTCCTGCTACTTCCGGCTTACTCCGAAGTATTGCCCCGCGACGCCGACACCAGCTCCCAGCTTACCCGCAACATCCGCCTGAACCTGCCCTTCATTTCGGCAGCTATGGACACCGTTACCGAAGCCGAAATGGCCATTGCCATGGCCCAGGAAGGCGGCATTGGCATGGTGCACAAAAACATGAGCATCAAGGCGCAGGCCGAGCTGGTGCGCCGCGTGAAACGCTCGGAAAGCGGCATTATTCTCGACCCTTTCACGCTGGAAGACACTGCTACCCTCGGCGACGCCAAGCAGATGATGCGCGACAACAAGATTGGCGGCATTCCGATTGTTGACGACCAGCGCCGCCTCAAGGGCATCCTCACCAACCGCGACCTGCGTTTCGAGAAAGACATGAGCCGCTCGGTATCGGAGGTGATGACCCGCGAGAAGCTGGTAACGGCCGCCGCTGGCACTGCCCTCAGCATTGCCGAAGAAATTCTGCAAGACTCGAAAGTCGAGAAGCTGCCCGTGGTGGATAAGGATGGCAAACTGGTAGGCCTGATTACGTACCGCGACATCCGCAAGCGCCGCCGCTCGCCCAACGCCTGCAAAGACGAGTTCGGCCGCCTGCGGGTAGGCGCCGCTGTAGGCGTCACGGCCGATTTGCTGGACCGCATTGCCGCGCTGGTGGAAGCCGGCGTAGACGTGGTGAGCGTAGATACGGCCCACGGCCACAGCAAAGGAGTGCTGGATGCTGTGCGCAACATCAAGCAGCAGTTTCCTACCCTGGAAGTTATTGCCGGTAACGTGGCTACCGCCGAGGGCGCTCGTGCCCTGGCCGACGCAGGCGCCGATGCCGTGAAGGTAGGCGTGGGTCCTGGCTCTATCTGCACCACTCGCATCATTGCCGGCATTGGCGTGCCACAGCTCTCGGCCGTGCTAGAAGCGGCTCGCGGCCTGGAGGGCACTGGCGTCCCGCTGATTGCCGACGGTGGTATCAAGTTTTCGGGTGATGTAGTGAAGGCTTTGGCCGCCGGCGCTTCTACCATCATGGTAGGCTCTCTGCTGGCTGGCACCGAGGAAGCCCCCGGCGAAGTGACACTGTTTGAAGGCCGCAAATACAAGAGCTACCGCGGCATGGGCTCGGTGGAAGCCATGGAAGAAGGCTCGAAAGACCGCTATTTCCAAGACGCCGAGGCCGACGTGAAAAAGCTGGTGCCCGAGGGTATCGTGGGCCGCGTGCCCTACAAAGGTCTGGCTGCCGAGGTGCTTTACCAGCTGGCTGGCGGTTTGCGGGCCGGTATGGGCTACTGTGGTGCCCCTAACATTGCTACCCTGCAACAAGCCCGGTTCACGCGCATCACGGGTGCCGGTCTGCGCGAGTCGCACCCCCACGACGTACAAATCACCCGCGAAGCTCCCAACTATAGCAGCCGCTAA
- a CDS encoding aldose 1-epimerase family protein, which translates to MQHTLTNAHCRVTINTKGAELASFVRIDNSPELEYMWQAEPAVWGRHAPVLFPIVGKLPQDTYLHQGKEYKLPQHGFARDREFTLIEQTETELVFELRADEQSKQVYPFDFVLRISYYLHELTLEIRWQVLNPTADQELLFSIGAHPAFRCPLLPDETFEDYAFHFDHPVTFERYLLQSGLLSGETEPVMNNQSKLPLTYDLFKDDALVLKHFDFSAIAVRSNRSDRAVRLRFDGFPYLGLWTKGPGAEFVCVEPWQGIASSVGAPVELAEKEGILTLAPGQEFNAAYSIAVE; encoded by the coding sequence ATGCAACATACCCTTACCAACGCCCATTGCCGCGTCACCATCAATACCAAAGGAGCTGAACTGGCCAGCTTCGTCCGCATCGACAATTCACCGGAGCTGGAATATATGTGGCAGGCCGAGCCGGCCGTGTGGGGCCGCCATGCGCCGGTGCTGTTTCCGATAGTGGGCAAGCTGCCGCAGGACACCTATCTGCATCAGGGCAAAGAATACAAGCTGCCCCAACACGGCTTCGCCCGCGACCGGGAGTTTACACTCATCGAGCAGACGGAAACGGAGTTGGTGTTTGAGCTGCGTGCCGACGAACAGAGCAAGCAGGTGTACCCTTTCGATTTTGTGCTGCGGATTTCCTACTATCTGCACGAGTTAACCCTAGAAATACGCTGGCAGGTATTGAACCCCACTGCCGATCAGGAGTTGCTGTTCAGCATTGGAGCACACCCGGCGTTCCGGTGCCCGCTGCTGCCCGACGAAACGTTTGAGGATTATGCCTTCCACTTCGATCACCCCGTAACGTTTGAGCGGTATCTGCTGCAAAGTGGCCTGCTCTCCGGCGAAACGGAGCCCGTAATGAACAACCAATCGAAGCTGCCGCTCACCTACGACCTGTTTAAGGACGACGCGCTGGTCTTGAAGCACTTCGATTTCTCGGCTATTGCGGTTCGTAGCAACCGCTCCGACCGCGCCGTACGCCTGCGCTTCGACGGTTTTCCTTACCTCGGCCTCTGGACCAAGGGCCCCGGCGCCGAGTTTGTGTGCGTGGAGCCCTGGCAAGGCATTGCCAGCTCGGTAGGCGCGCCCGTAGAACTGGCCGAGAAAGAAGGCATCCTGACGCTAGCACCCGGCCAGGAATTCAACGCGGCCTATTCTATCGCGGTAGAGTAG